The Desulfobotulus pelophilus region TTGCTTATACAATATTTTGTTCCTTGTTTTTCATCTGGAGAAATTGATTATTCCTCCTTTATTGGGGTGAAAAGGCTCTGTATTTCTTCCAGAAGCGGCCGGAGTTTCTGTTGCCAGGATCCGGGTATCATGAGCATGGGGATCTTTCGGTTTTCCGGCATGGGAATGGAAACACTGCCCGGAAACAGTCTTTCCATGAGAAGATCCAGTAGAGATGCGCTTCTGCCATTGGCGTCCAGGTGTTCTGTCAGCTGAAGGAAAAGGGTATGGAGAATGACAAGCCCCTCTTCCATATCCGCTGCGCCACTTGTCTCACAATTTATTTTTGAAACCATGCAGCGACAGGCCATGGGTCTGTATTCATAGACGAGACATGTTTTTTGGTCCGTGTCCATAAGGGGGCATGGCCA contains the following coding sequences:
- a CDS encoding YkgJ family cysteine cluster protein — encoded protein: MDPASRLLSLKELYHLQAAAFQPYQTACKPGCSSCCTRNVVITSLEADFIIQGMSSDNSTRLQSAFLNQPALLRLQPRITMNTMASLYMEGEEPQEDAADPAWWPCPLMDTDQKTCLVYEYRPMACRCMVSKINCETSGAADMEEGLVILHTLFLQLTEHLDANGRSASLLDLLMERLFPGSVSIPMPENRKIPMLMIPGSWQQKLRPLLEEIQSLFTPIKEE